The nucleotide sequence TATACAATATAGCTCAGCTTATAGGTGAACTTGGTAGTTATCCTATAATTATAAGAAATGACGAAATAACACTAAAGGGAGTTGAAAGATTAAATCCTGATAGAATTGTTATATCTCCAGGTCCTGGTTCTCCAGATAAAAAAGAGGATATAGGAATTGTTAATGATGTGATTAAATACTTAGGCAGAAGAATTCCTATCTTTGGGGTATGTTTAGGTCATCAAGCTATAGGATTTACCTTCGGCGCAGTTATAAGGAGAGCAAAAACGATCTATCATGGGAAGATAAGCAAAATAGTACATTCTTCTTCCTCTACACTATATGATGGGATTCCAAATCGTTTTGAAGCAACTAGATATCATAGTTTAGTTATTGATAATGTAAAGGAACCTTTAGTTATTGATGCGTATTCGGAAGAAGATAAGGAGATTATGGGAGTACATCATGTTGAATACAGGATCTATGGAGTTCAGTTTCATCCTGAGAGCGTGGGAACAGGATATGGTAGGAGAATATTTTATAACTTTCTGAATAAAGTGTAACTTGATGCCGAGATTTCTAAATGGTTGGTTAACTGATGTTGTACAAGCCTCCCTCTCCCGACCTAAAATAGAAAAGGTAAGAGATAGACCTATCTTCTCCTTAAAAAAAAGTATAATTTCTGCTAAGAATTCAGGATTAAATCCTATAATAGCAGAATATAAAAGAAGGTCTCCCTCTGGGATAAATGTAGATATTAACATTATAGAATATGTAAAATTTATGGAGAATAATGGTGCGACAGGAATAAGTGTTTTAACAGAAGAAAAGTTCTTTAACGGTAGTTATAATGACCTGGAACTAGTTGCAAAGAATGTAAAATTACCCATACTAATGAAAGATTTTGTAGTTAGTGAAAAACAAATAGATTCTGCATACAATATAGGAGCAGATGTTATATTATTAATAGCAAAAATATTGACGGAGAGAGAGCTGGTCAGTTTATACAAGTATGCTAAATCTTACGGACTAGAGGCAATAGTAGAAATATCAGATGAGGAGGACTTAGATGTAGCTTTAAGAGGTAATTATGATTTCATAGGGGTAAATGCTAGAAATCTTGAGTCACTAGAGGTAAGTTTAGATAGAACTAAAAAATTACTTCAAATGATACCTAAGGATAGGTTGAAAATAGCTGAAAGTGGTATTAGTACTAGACAAGACATTGAGGAACTCAGAGCTTCCGGTGCAGACGCTTTCCTCATAGGTACATCCTTATTAAAGGATCAGAATAAAATAAAGGAGTTGATTTAATACTTATACTGATGAGCTTAGATAATTTCTCTAAAGGAGCTTTAGCCATATCAGGCGAAACTACACTACTATATCAAGATATAGCTAGGAGTGTTCAAAAGGAGAAAGGAATAAAAATCGTCAACTTTGGCATAGGTCAGCCTGATTTTCCTACATTTCAAAAGATAAGAGATGAAGCTAAAAAAGCTCTTGATGGTGGTTTTACTGCTTATACTTCAGCATATGGTATTGACGAGTTAAGAGCTAAAATAGCAAGTTTTCTCAGTAGTAAATACAATACTAATATATCTAGTAAGGAAGTTATTATAACTCCTGGAGCTAAAGTCTCTTTGTATCTAGCATTTCTACTATACGTAAATCCAGGTGACGAAGTTATAATATTTGATCCTTCCTATTACTCCTATCCTGAAGTAGTCAAGATGTTAGGTGGAAAACCTGTTTATGTTAAGATGAAATGGAGAGAAGATACAGGATTTTCCCTTAATCTGAATGATCTTGAGAATAAAATTACTGATAAAACAAAGATGGTAGTACTAAATAATCCTCATAATCCTACCGGAATGGTATTTGATCCTAAAGAGATAGATCAGTTAATAGAAATAGCTAAATCTAAAAATCTGATAGTCCTATCGGATGAGATATACGACTATTTTGTTTATGAGGGGAAGATGAGAAGTGTACTCGAGGATCCAGACTGGAAAAACTTCAGCATATACGTTAATGGGTTTAGTAAAACCTTTTCCATGACTGGTTGGAGATTAGGATATGTAGTAGCTAAAGAAAACGTAATAAAGAAAATGTCTGAGATTGCTGCTAATGTCTACACATGTCCAACAAGTTTCGCTCAAAAAGCAGCTGTGTCTGCCTTTGATACGTTTGATGACGTAAAGAAAATGATAGATACATTTAAGAAAAGAAGGGATGTGATGTATTCTGAGTTAAAGAAAATTAAGGGAATACAGGTTAATAAGAGTCAGGGAGCTTTCTATATGTTTCCATATCTGGGCGAAATTCTGAGAAAAAGCGGTATGTCCACAAAAGATTTCTCTGTTAATCTAATTAAAGAAAAAGGAGTAGTAACTATTCCAGGAGAAGTGTTTCCATTAGATGCAGGTAAAGAGTTTGTAAGGTTAAGTTTTGCTGTTGACGAAAATGTTATTAAGGAAGGCGTTCAAAGAATGAGCGAGTTCATAAATCAGTTGATGAGAAGTTAAAAAAGCGATGGATGAGCTTAACTCCCATGGTCTGATAATAGTTCTACTTTTATTTCGTTATTTTCTTGGTAAATAATATCAATTAATTTTAAGGTTTTCTTTAGATCTTCTTCTATTATTTTTATTTTTGCAATGAAATCATCAGGTCCATAAATTTTAACCGAAATTGGAGTAGGTATAGCTAACCTATTTTGTATTTTAAGTGTCCTTATTGCTGAAGTTGCTTTTTTGATATATTCTCCTAATTTCTGTGCTTCTCCATCATCCTCTAAATCACTTGTATCAGGTAAGTTCTCTAGGGCTATACTCATCTTATCACCGTAAAGTCTTTCGTACATTTCTTCGGTTATGTGGGGAGCAATAGGATATAGTAAGATAAGTAGGTCTTTGATTATTCTGCTTAATGTATATATTGCTGACTCATCCTCCATAAATAGCCTGTGTTTTATTAGTTCTAAGTACTCATCTGCAATAGTTTCCCAGAAATAGGAATATATGGACTCAACTACAATGTAGAAGTCATAGTTTCTATATGCCTCTATGGATTGCTGTACAAATTTCTTATGCTCCTGCAGGATCCATTTATCTATTTCATGTAGTTTACTTGGTTTGTTTATCTTCTTTTTACCTATGAATGGATAAGATAATCTACCTGCATTCCATAGCTTCTGAAGTAGTAGCTTTTTAGATTTTACAGTATCCCATTTAAATGGAAAGTCGTCTCCTATTTTCGCATCAAGTAATGTTAACCTTATTGCGTCAGCTCCATACTCGTCAACCTTATCTAAAGGACTAACTACATTACCCTTACTCTTACTCATTCTTGTTCCGTCTGGTCCTAAAACTTGACCGTTAATTAACACTTCTTTGAAAGGTATGTTTCCTGCAAGGGCTAGAGTCCTATAATAGGTATAAAATAACCATGTTCTTATTATATCAGTGCCTTGCAGTCTCAAGGACGATGGAAATGTCTTTGTAAATCTACTTTTATCATCATAAAATCCTGTCAAATACAATACTGTAACACTGGAGTCAACCCAGACATCAGCAACATCTTTAACAGGTTTTAAATCTAATCCACAATGTGGACATTTCTCTACAGGTGGATTTACTTTACTAGGATCTATTGGTAGTACTTCTTCTGGGGCAGGTATTAAATGCCCATTATCACAATACCAGAATGGTAGTGGTGTACCGTAGACTCTTTGTCTACTAATGTTCCAGTCCCATTCAAGATTTTTTATCCATTCCTCAAGGTAATAGCTCATTCTCTGCGGAGTAAATTTCATTTTCTTATAATCTTCTAGCAGTTTATTTCTCCACTCTAATACTTTTATGTAGATCTGTTTCTTTATCAAGAACTCTATGGGAGATAAACAATCACTTCTTTCCGTATGAGCCAAAACATTATGAGTTATTTTCTCTACTTTTATGAGATAACCTTTTTCTTTTAGTATTTCAATAATTTTTTTCCTAGCCTCTTTAACGGTTAATCCATCAAGCAGCCCGTTAGTATTTTTGATCTTTCCCTTATCATCTACGACTTCATAAACAGGTAACCTATATGTTAATTGCCAACGGATATCCTGAGGATCTCCGTATGTACTTATCATCACAGCTCCAGTTCCAAATGTCATCTCAACAGCCTTATCTGCAATTATACTGATTTCCTTGTCAAAGAGTGGTATTTTGACTTTTCTGCCTACTAAAGACTTGTATCTTTCATCATCAGGGTTTACAGCTACTGCTTGAGTTGCTCCTAACAGTTCTGGTCTAGTTGTAGCTATGGTAACTCCTCCCTCACCATCTACAAATGGGAAAAGTATGTAAGCTAATACTCCATCTTCTTCTTTGTATCCTACTTCGCTTTGTGCTAACGCTGTTTCACATTTAGGACACCAGTAGACCGGTCCTTCTCTCATTTCCACTAAACCCATTTTGTGCATATCTATCAAACTTTTTTGTATAATTCTTCTATATTTACTCTCGTAGGTTCTATATTCAAACCTCTCCCATTCTGCTCTGTATCCTAATCTGATCATTGCTGTTCTCATACTTTTTATCATATCTTCAGTCCATTCTATACATTTTTTCAAAAATAATTCTCTGTTTTCTTTCGGTACTTTTAGTTTGTATTGTACTTTTAATTCTGTAGGTAAGCCCTGTGTATCCCAACCTTGAGGTAACAGAACGTTATAACCCTCAAGTCTCTTAAACCTACCAATAGTATCTGAGATAGTGACCCAATACGCATGACCCATGTGAAGTTCTCCGCTCGTAAATGGAGGGGGAGTATCTATTACAAATACAGGAGATTTTTCATCTTCGTCTCTAAATCGGAAAACTTTTTCCCAAAACTCCTTGGTCATCCATATATTTTGCCATTTTAGTTCAATCCCCTTAGGATCATAATGTTTAGGCCATTCCTCAAGTTTCTTGTTTATCTCGTCTTGAGATAACATTGATAAAAACTTAGTATAGTAGCTTATAAGTTCTAACGCAGAAATAGTCATGTGCTTAAAATTGCAATATTAGGTGGAGGAGTGTCAGGATCATTATTAGCTTATCTCATTAAAAAATATACCAATAATTATGTTAAGATTTTTGATATCAAAGATAGGTACATAAAGCCTTGTGGAGATATTGTACCTAATGTTTTTGAACCTCCTAATTCGTGGCCTAGGAAGTACGATATAAAGAGATTCGCGTTTTATCTAGATGGCGAGAGAGTTTACGACATTCAGTATAGGAGTACTAAATGGATAGTAATTGATAAGTGGAAATGGATCAACGACATGAGGAAAGAAGTGGATTTCTCGTATGTTGGTAATTTTAATGGAAAAGAGTTTGACATGACAATAGACTCAAAAGGTCCATATGATTTAGATAGAAAAGTTGTTTATACAACCAGAGTTCTTCTTAAAACCGATAAATTCGATGACGAGGCAGTAATTGAATTTAATACGAAATATACCGGATTTTATTGGATATTTCCATCCGAAGACGGAGTTTATAACATAGGTGCTGGTTTCATTGAAGATAAAAATTCTAGAGATTTAACGTTAAAATACATAAAAGAGAAATTCGGTGACAGGGAATACAAAATAGTGGACATAAGAGGTGCCCCAATATCGATTTCTCCCATTCATGAAACGAATTATAAGATAGGAGAAGCTAGGGGTTTGTTATTCCCATTGAGTGGTGAAGGAATAAGACCTTCTGCAATTTCAGCAGTAAAAGCGTTTGAGGCTATTAAGAATGGGAAAGATTTTAACAAATATCTATCAGAAGAACTTAAAAAAATACATGAGGCAATTTCTGTTCAACACATGTTTCTAAAGTTATATCTTAACTCATCGCTTTCTCTAAGGAAGCAATTTTTAAGATTGTTTTTTAAGAACGAGATTCTAATAGATGCGTATCTAGAGGATAAAATAACTTTTGAGGGGATAGCAGAATCTGTGAGGTCGATAAAAGGTGGAAGTTTACTTAGAAAACTCTAGTAGTAAATCTGGTAAACACGCGATAAGAACTCTATTATTTAAAGTAGAAGGAGAGAATATAGTAGAGGTTAAGGAGATAAAAGTAAAATCTAAACTCAATCCAGTTTACAAGAACGGAACTCGTCAATTAGTGATAATACCAGATAAAGGAACTTTTATACAGTTAATATTTATAAAGAATGTTTATGGCAGGGTAAAAGGGAAGGCATACGTTTATAATGATGGTAGGACTGTTCTAGAGATGAATTATCGTAAACTTAAACTTAAAATTGTATCAGGAAATCCTGCTTACGCAGATTATGTAAGAAAGATTTTTGAGAAATTAAAGATACCTATCAAGAGAGTTAATGTAAAGTTGGTGAGCTAATGTTTGAATTAGAATATAAAATTCTACCTCCTAACCCAGAGTATGTCATGTCGGCTACGGTCATTGATATGATAGAAAAAGAGTTAGTGGATCTTTGTAGTGTGGTGAGAACAGGTGGTTCTTTAGTATGTTCTCCTTCTGATGATTCTTTGATAGTCGTTTTTACAATTTTTAATCAGTTGAGGAAACTGGAAATACATGTCAGATTTTCCTCTACTAATGCAAAAAAACTTGCGGAGTTAATAAATGAGGTATCATCTAAGCTGAAAAGTAAAGGTTATCTTATAACTTTATCAATCTCCTCTAATATTTTACCATAAATCTCCTCTAGATTTTCAAAATTAGTTTCTTTCAATTTACCAATTACGTTGCAAACATAAATATTTATTCTAGTTTTACACACTACTAATCTTAATATCTTAAATTCTGTCGTTTCTATGTCCATGTCAATATAGGCAATCTTATTATATTGTGTAAAGGTGAGTTTCTTAATAAAATCTTGATTTCGAATAACTATATCCGTATCAGCGTAAAACAACTCATTATTCAGTATAAAAATATTTTTACCTTCTATTTGAGTCTTAAATTGCACTGACAAGTTCAGTACCACAGTATGGGCACTTTTTCTTTAATCCCCTAGCATCTGCTTCACAGAAGAATGCGTTATACTTCTTTTCACATTTAGGGCATTTGTAGACTAAGTCCGTTCCTATTCTTATTTTCCTATTACATATTCTACAGTATACTGTAAACCAGCCTGAATGTCCGTAAGAATTACTTCCCCTTAATCTAATACTCATGTGATATCAATGAGAGATAGAGATATATATGTTTATCCTCAGGAAACTTATAATTTACGTTTCATAATTCACATAAAAGTTGATTTAACAGTCCTTTTCGTAAGCGTAAATCTTGTCACATAAAAATCGGATTATTATAACTTACATTCTAACTAGTATCCTAGGTAGCTCATTAATCTGTACCTCTTTTTTAATTTCTTCTCCTGTCAATACATCTGTGTAAATTGCTCCCTCTTCAAGTTTCAGTTTGTAATTAACACTTCCCTTGGTTTTTATTATTACCAAAATTTTGTTAAACCTAATAAACCCACATAGTCCTTCTTCTAGATCTAATCCCTTATACTCGCCCTTTAAAAAATCCTCAGCCAACTGTTTTCTTAGGGATAAAAGCTTATATGTTAAATACATCTTAATTCTTCCATCGTCCATAGACTCTAACATATTTTTTTCAAATTTTTTTGGATTTTTCTAATATTTCGTGTAATTTCTTAAAATCCACTGGGACTCTGTTATCTGGATCTGTAAGTAAATATCGCCATATTTCTGTTCCCTGATAAAAATCAGGTATACCGGCTGACATAATTTTTAATGCGACCAAGGATAAGCTCTTAATCATCCCTATCCTTCTTATCTTACTTTCAAATTTCATGAAACTTTTAATGAAATCCTTATTGGTAAAAGTTTCTTCCACTAATTCCATTACTCTATTTTCATATTCTTTATTTGATTTCTCCATGAGGTATTTATCTTAGCTTCTCTGACACTTTTTATCATATGTTGCTTTATTCTCTCCTTAAAATCATTAGAGAATCCCTCATAAAAACTTCCCACTAAAACCTGATAATATCTATATTCATCATTTCTTGATACCTTTGGATTTATGATACTATGCCATTCCTCGACCTTATTTTTCCATTCTTCAGGAAATTCACTTAATACACTTATTTTCATCCTTACATCTTCACTAAACTTAGTATCATGTGTGCTAGTGGCATTTAGTGTGATTTTTCCTCTTCGTTTTTGATTAAATACATGAAACTGATCAGGCGATATCTTATAATATCGTAAATCGCTTCCAACCTCATTTATGGATATTAATCTATTGTATCTAAAGAGGAAAGTATCTTCATAAGCTTTAGCGTATACTGCTGGCATATATTGTTGTAATTTAGTATAAGCCTCTGGATTTCTTTTGGTTGCTTCCTCTATCTCATTGGTCTTATCACACTCTTTTACAATCTGATTAGCATAAGTTCTGTACACATCTATACAAGAAAGGTAATCTCTCAATATATCGTAGCTAATTCCTAGTTGTGATGCTAATCTTTTAACTTCATAACTAAATAGCTCATCAATTATTTGCGCTTTTATTTTCTTTATACTTTCACTTATAGATATTTTCTCCGCTGTGAAATTCTCATATATACTGTCCATTATCTCTTGATTAAAATTAAACAGTAAGTTGGAGTAATTTAAGAAGTCATATCCTGTAGTTCCATCTGAATTTAATTTTAATTCCTCCTGAAATCCCAGAATTTTTTCTACAATAATTATTTTATTTTTAATTATTGACCTCAGGTCATTAATATATTTCTCAGGATCATATAATCCATCAATATGATCAATTCTATAGCCATCAACATCTAAATCTAAGATCTTTGAATGGGACTCTTGAAATACGTGATCTTTTTCGACATTTACTCCTATTAAAGTATTAACATCGAAGAATCGTCTATAGCTAGGAGGATTTTTCCAAGACATTAGGGTATAATTCTGTTTTTGTAAAGTGTCGTATATATCATTTCCAACCTCTGTTAGAGGAAGTTTCCATTTGAAATATTCTAGGAAATATTCATCTCCATCTTTTACTATCTTTAATAAACCTTTACTTATCACTGTATCTAAATCTTCTCCTAATATGGGTAATCGTATCTTATCATCTTCTGGGAAAAAGTCAAAGTACGTATAATATTTACTCTTTTTACCCATTTTTAATACATCCATTAGTCGCCAATTTAGAGAATTTACAGCCATGTGATTTGGTACTATGTCCTGTATAATACCTAATCCAATAGTATGAGCTGTCTCTATTAATCTCCTGTATTCTTTCTCTCCTCCAAGTTCATCGTTTATCCTTGAATGATCTATTACATCGTACCCATGGTTACTTCCTGGCGAAGCCATTAAGACAGGAGAGAGGTAGAGATGGGAAACTCCTAAATCCTTAAAATACCATAGGTTATCGATTACGTCACCAAAATTAAAATTCTTATTTAACTGTAATCTGTAGGTTGCTGATATCACTGGAACTCTATCCTCCTGTAAATTAGTGCAGTCTTTCCATCTATTTCTACTTCTTTGTTGTTTTCTATTATCTTTTTATCGTTAGATGGCTCATGTGGATAAGGATGTAACACTAACTCCCATTTTCCATGAGGTACTTTTATCTTAAGATTAGTACTTGCTCCATTCAAAATAATTAGAAAAGTGTCGTCAGCTATCCTTTCTCCATTATAATTTATTTCATCGATAGCACTTCCCTCTAATATATAAATAATATGATTTGTTGGAGATTTCCACACTGAATCATCAACTTCATTGCCGTCAGGTTTTAGCCACGTCACATCCTTTAATGGGGAACCGTGTAACTTCTTACCCTGAAAATATCTAGCCCTCCTAAATATCGGATGAGCTTTATAAAAATTGGTAAGTCTCCTCACAAAATCATGAAACCTTACACGATTTTCATCAAGGTTCCAATCATACCAACTTGTCTCATTATCCTGACAAAAAGCATTATTGTTGCCTTTTTGTGTTCTTCCTATTTCGTCTCCCCCTAAGATCATTGGTATACCTTGGCTAACAAATAATGTTATTACAAAATTTCTTCTTTGTTTTTCTCTACAATAAAGAATATTAGAATCGTTAGTTTCTCCTTCTACTCCACAATTCCAGCTATAATTTTCATTCATTCCGTCCTCATTGTTCAGTTTATTAGCCTCATTATGCTTCTGATTATAACTTACTAAATCTTGTAATGTAAAGCCGTCGTGAGAAGTAATGTAATTTATACTGGCAAAAGGAGTTTTATTACTACCTGCATAAAGGTCAGGAGACCCTAATAACCTGTTTGCTAACTCCTCATAAGGTACTGGATCCCCTCTCCAGAATCTTCTTATTGTATCCCTATATTTACCATTCCATTCAGCCCATAGATATGGAAAATTACCTACTTGATAACCGCCAGGTCCTACATCCCACGGCTCTGCTATCAGCTTAACTTGTGATAAGATAGGATCCTGTTGTATAGCAACAAAGAAAGTCGATAACATATTCACGCTATATAGTTGTCTTGCTAGGGCAGATGCGAGATCAAATCTGAAACCATCTACATGCATCTCGAGAACCCAGTAGCGTAAGCTATCCAAAACCAATTGCAAAACTCTTGGATGAGACAAATTAAGCGTATTCCCTGTTCCTGTGAAGTCAATATAATAACGTTTATTTTTAGGGTCCAGCATGTAATACGAACTATTATCTATTCCTTTGAAACTCAAAGTAGGTCCAAGATGGTTTCCTTCTGCTGTATGGTTATATACAACGTCTATTATTACCTCTAACCCAGCGTTATGCAAAGAATTTACCAACTTCTTAAATTCAATGACCTGATTTCCTAAACAGCCTGAGCTTGAGTATCTACATTCAGGAGAGAAATAATTTATCGGATTGTAACCCCAGTAGTTCTTTAACCCTTTATCGACAATGAATCTCTCATCTACAAATTGCTGAATAGGCATTATCTCAACGGTTGTAATTCCTAAATCTTTTAGGTAATCAATCATAGTATCTGATGCTAAACCCAAAAAAGTGCCTCTAACGTTCTCCGGTAAATCTTGCCTTAATTTAGTTATTCCTTTTATATGTGTCTCATAAATTATACTATCCTTAAAAGGTATCTTTCTTCTAAAGAAGAAATGCTCGTCCTCCCAATCAAAATAAGGATTTATTATGACCCCTTTAGGTATAAATTTATCGTCTTTTCTCTCATCGAAACTGAGATCCTGGTTCTGATCTCCAATTTTATATCCAAAGACCGAATCATCCCATAGTAATAATCCGTTTATAGCTTTTGCATAAGGATCTATCAGTACTTTATTAGGATTAAACCTTAACCCTTCCTCTGGTTTATATGGACCATACACCCTGTACCCATACAACTGACCTGGTCTTAAACCAGGTACAAAAACATGCCAGAGATCTCCGGTTCTCTGTCTAAGTTCTATTATTTCCTTTGGCTCATCTTGTCTAGTCTGAGAGTACGTTAACAGTTCTACTTTTGTGGCGTTCTCAGAGAATAGTACAAAATTAACTCCATCTTCTTCCTCTATCCAAGTTGCCCCTAAAGGATAAGGTTCACCAGGCTTTAATGGTCGATCTTTCATTCTAATTGATATACCCCAACACCTCTGTTAACCTTAATTAATTCATCTTTTTTCAATTTTTTCGGAAATCCTATGCCTATAAGTAAATTACCTGTAATTTTAGAATTAATTACAATATCATCAAACGATGCAATTATTCCTATTTTTTCCATGATCAAAGTAATACAGTTCCCTTCTCTCCTAACTTCCTTTACCCTTTTACAATTATTATATCTCTTTCTGATATTTATCAGTTGTTTATAATAATCTAAAACTTCCTCATCAATTTTCCATGAAAGTTTACTCTTTAAGAACGCTTCCTCAGATTGTGGATCTATCATTTGATTATTTTCCTTTAGTCTACCTTCTCTAACACCCTTAATTAATACGGGATCTGAGAAATCAGAGAAGAAGAAAAAAGGATTCGTCTCATAATATTCCTCGCCCATAAATATTAGCGGTATATACGGTGAGAGTATATATAGTGTGGCTGCCATAAGGTATGTCGTTTTATCGGTTAATATGGAAAGTCTTTCCCCATTTCCTCTATTTCCTACTTGATCGTGATTTTGTATGAAGACTACAAATTTACGTGGTGGAAGATCACCTACAGGAGCACCATGAGTTCTTCCTCTGTATCTAGAATACTTTCCATCATAAACAAAAACATCTTTAAAAGTTTTCTCTATATCTTCTATCCTTCCAAAATCCTGGTAATAATAATCTTTTTCTTTTGTTATGAATGCATGAACTGCGTGGTGGAAATCGTCAACCCATTGAGCATCTATTTTATATCCACAATCATCTTTTACTATTTTTGGATCATTTAAATCACTTTCAGCAATAACAAATTTTCCTAATTGATGGGCTTTTTCAGCTATCTCTTGGAGGATATGCTTAGGCGAATTATCAAAAATTGCATGAACTGCATCCAGTCTCAGACCATCGATTTTAAAGGTCTTAAACCAATACTCGACATTTTCTAAAATGAATTTTCTAACTTGATCACATCCCCTATCATCAAAATTAAATGTTAATCCCCATGGAGTTTTATATCTGTCTGAAAAATAAGGACCTAATCCTAAAAGGTAATTTCCCTCAGGACCTATATGATTATATACAACATCCAAAATTACGGCTATTCCCCTTTTATGTGCCTCGTTTACTAGCTTAGCCAATTCCCATGGTCCGCCATAAGTATTTTGAACTGCGTATAGAAAAACACCATCGTATCCCCAATCTCTATTCCCTGGAAATTGTGCCACAGGCATCAGTTCAATTCCTGTGATTCCTAGATCCTTGAGGTAATCTAACTTTTCTATTACTCCTTTGAAATTTCCTTCTTGGGAAAAAGTACCAACGTGGAGTTCATATATTATTAGATCTTCTATTTTTACTTTTCCAAGGTCAAGAATCTGATAATCTGTTCTTATAAGTTGTGATTTGTCATGAACTCCTAAAGGTTGATATCGTGATGCGGGATCAGGTATCTCTCTCTTATCTTCTATAATATAAGAATAGGTTAAATTTTCCTCGATATCGTCTATTTCTACTTCGAAAAATCCCTCATCGTTTTTTTCCATTGGAATAAGTTTTTTGCTTAACTTCAGCTTAACACTATTAACATAAGGTGCCCATAACTTAAAGATACCTTTATTTTTTTCAATATTTCCACCGAACGAAAACATGCTGTTTAAATAGAAATTATGTCTTAATATATTTAAATGTTTTCGAGTGAAAATACTTATCAGAACTGATTAAATTCTTATTATTGTTGAGTTATTAGAGTATTTAGTATATAAGTTAAAACCATCATTTGTTCTATGAGTGGGACTTATCTAATAGAAATACAAAATAATAAAATCATATGGTAATATAAGAATAAGGTAAGTCTATGGATGATATTATGTTTACTTTATCAAGAAGAGTCAAGGTGGTAAGACGAAGGAGACTTACGTTGGTGCTTTAGTTGACCTAGTAAAGACTTACCTGAAATTGTAAGATAGAAGTGGGGTATTAGGGTGTATCCCCCTAACCTTTCAAAGGTAGCCGGGCAGGGACTCGAACCCTGGTCC is from Sulfolobus acidocaldarius DSM 639 and encodes:
- a CDS encoding malto-oligosyltrehalose synthase: MISATYRLQLNKNFNFGDVIDNLWYFKDLGVSHLYLSPVLMASPGSNHGYDVIDHSRINDELGGEKEYRRLIETAHTIGLGIIQDIVPNHMAVNSLNWRLMDVLKMGKKSKYYTYFDFFPEDDKIRLPILGEDLDTVISKGLLKIVKDGDEYFLEYFKWKLPLTEVGNDIYDTLQKQNYTLMSWKNPPSYRRFFDVNTLIGVNVEKDHVFQESHSKILDLDVDGYRIDHIDGLYDPEKYINDLRSIIKNKIIIVEKILGFQEELKLNSDGTTGYDFLNYSNLLFNFNQEIMDSIYENFTAEKISISESIKKIKAQIIDELFSYEVKRLASQLGISYDILRDYLSCIDVYRTYANQIVKECDKTNEIEEATKRNPEAYTKLQQYMPAVYAKAYEDTFLFRYNRLISINEVGSDLRYYKISPDQFHVFNQKRRGKITLNATSTHDTKFSEDVRMKISVLSEFPEEWKNKVEEWHSIINPKVSRNDEYRYYQVLVGSFYEGFSNDFKERIKQHMIKSVREAKINTSWRNQIKNMKIE
- the glgX gene encoding glycogen debranching protein GlgX; this translates as MKDRPLKPGEPYPLGATWIEEEDGVNFVLFSENATKVELLTYSQTRQDEPKEIIELRQRTGDLWHVFVPGLRPGQLYGYRVYGPYKPEEGLRFNPNKVLIDPYAKAINGLLLWDDSVFGYKIGDQNQDLSFDERKDDKFIPKGVIINPYFDWEDEHFFFRRKIPFKDSIIYETHIKGITKLRQDLPENVRGTFLGLASDTMIDYLKDLGITTVEIMPIQQFVDERFIVDKGLKNYWGYNPINYFSPECRYSSSGCLGNQVIEFKKLVNSLHNAGLEVIIDVVYNHTAEGNHLGPTLSFKGIDNSSYYMLDPKNKRYYIDFTGTGNTLNLSHPRVLQLVLDSLRYWVLEMHVDGFRFDLASALARQLYSVNMLSTFFVAIQQDPILSQVKLIAEPWDVGPGGYQVGNFPYLWAEWNGKYRDTIRRFWRGDPVPYEELANRLLGSPDLYAGSNKTPFASINYITSHDGFTLQDLVSYNQKHNEANKLNNEDGMNENYSWNCGVEGETNDSNILYCREKQRRNFVITLFVSQGIPMILGGDEIGRTQKGNNNAFCQDNETSWYDWNLDENRVRFHDFVRRLTNFYKAHPIFRRARYFQGKKLHGSPLKDVTWLKPDGNEVDDSVWKSPTNHIIYILEGSAIDEINYNGERIADDTFLIILNGASTNLKIKVPHGKWELVLHPYPHEPSNDKKIIENNKEVEIDGKTALIYRRIEFQ
- the treZ gene encoding malto-oligosyltrehalose trehalohydrolase; translated protein: MFSFGGNIEKNKGIFKLWAPYVNSVKLKLSKKLIPMEKNDEGFFEVEIDDIEENLTYSYIIEDKREIPDPASRYQPLGVHDKSQLIRTDYQILDLGKVKIEDLIIYELHVGTFSQEGNFKGVIEKLDYLKDLGITGIELMPVAQFPGNRDWGYDGVFLYAVQNTYGGPWELAKLVNEAHKRGIAVILDVVYNHIGPEGNYLLGLGPYFSDRYKTPWGLTFNFDDRGCDQVRKFILENVEYWFKTFKIDGLRLDAVHAIFDNSPKHILQEIAEKAHQLGKFVIAESDLNDPKIVKDDCGYKIDAQWVDDFHHAVHAFITKEKDYYYQDFGRIEDIEKTFKDVFVYDGKYSRYRGRTHGAPVGDLPPRKFVVFIQNHDQVGNRGNGERLSILTDKTTYLMAATLYILSPYIPLIFMGEEYYETNPFFFFSDFSDPVLIKGVREGRLKENNQMIDPQSEEAFLKSKLSWKIDEEVLDYYKQLINIRKRYNNCKRVKEVRREGNCITLIMEKIGIIASFDDIVINSKITGNLLIGIGFPKKLKKDELIKVNRGVGVYQLE